From a region of the Bombus pascuorum chromosome 17, iyBomPasc1.1, whole genome shotgun sequence genome:
- the LOC132915479 gene encoding uncharacterized protein LOC132915479 isoform X2, translated as MPIAGGILVAGTAAHCWSSAAGRRRHVRRSSGPGGGARAVEETEEAATAGVGGYVDGLDEGRGGCDAVGASVLEEVSCSPVADGEVCCGDSSTTTNYSHRRHHLHHIHRRYSHRHQQQQQLQRQRCHQRRDSVASNELVVDEEADDEATCQDQATVAPPHRDIRHELHHLQHHHHHLHHHHHHHHHLHHHHHHHLHHIHQRLQDDRPPCDRDENADRIVRTTSNRHADDTTATDNPATVTAMTRGCRIPPYLATLLILSYTLFGIADACSSRSTPKPRPPTPTPRPNITFHMYTCPPDYAEWYCLNGATCFTVKIVDSLLYNCLCANGYIGQRCEFKDLDGSYLPSRQRVMLETASIAGGATIAVFLVVIICIAAYIHCKRKQKELRSSNCVDTVDGPGRDPELRPFSNRSRPLMIFTNKTLNSSAAIEQTRMPGWNCPEAESMRMASISEGKRSNQ; from the exons GGAGGCGGCGGCACGTGCGCCGCAGCTCCGGGCCAGGTGGTGGAGCTCGTGCCGTTGAAGAAACAGAAGAGGCAGCAACAGCGGGGGTGGGAGGCTACGTGGACGGTCTGGACGAAGGAAGGGGAGGATGTGATGCGGTAGGAGCGAGCGTGCTCGAGGAGGTTAGTTGCTCACCGGTGGCCGATGGCGAGGTCTGCTGCGGCGACAGCAGTACCACCACCAACTACAGCCACCGTCGTCATCACCTGCATCATATACACCGTCGCTATAGTCATCGTCatcagcaacaacaacaactaCAGCGTCAACGATGTCACCAACGAAGGGACAGCGTGGCTAGCAACGAGCTGGTCGTCGACGAGGAAGCCGACGATGAAGCTACGTGTCAGGACCAGGCTACCGTTGCTCCTCCTCATCGGGACATCCGTCACGAACTCCACCACCTACaacatcatcatcatcatctgCATCATCACCATCACCACCATCACCACCTTCAccaccatcatcatcatcatctgCATCATATCCATCAGCGACTGCAGGACGACAGACCGCCTTGCGATCGGGACGAAAACGCCGATCGCATCGTCCGGACCACCAGCAATCGCCACGCGGATGATACCACCGCCACAGACAACCCTGCCACCGTCACTGCCATGACGAGAGGATGCAGGATCCCGCCCTACCTCGCTACTCTACTCATCCTCTCTTATACCCTCTTCGGTATAGCAG ACGCCTGTTCATCGCGGTCGACGCCGAAACCACGGCCACCGACGCCGACGCCTCGACCGAACATCACATTCCACATGTACACGTGTCCACCGGATTATGCGGAATGGTACTGCTTGAACGGTGCCACATGTTTCACTGTCAAAATCGTCGATTCCCTCCTTTACAATTGTCT ATGCGCCAACGGTTATATCGGGCAGAGATGCGAGTTTAAGGATTTAGATGGTTCCTATTTAC CTTCCCGGCAACGTGTAATGTTGGAGACAGCCAGCATCGCCGGTGGTGCCACGATAGCAGTATTCCTGGTCGTTATCATTTGCATAGCGGCTTACATCCACTGTAAGCGAAAGCAAAAGGAATTACGGTCGAG TAATTGCGTCGACACGGTGGATGGTCCTGGCCGAGATCCGGAGTTAAGGCCGTTTAGCAACCGCAGCCGCCCCCTCATGATCTTCACGAACAAGACTCTTAATAGCTCG GCGGCGATAGAGCAGACGAGAATGCCCGGATGGAACTGCCCGGAAGCGGAGTCAATGAGAATGGCGTCCATCAGCGAAGGCAAACGTTCCAATCAATGA
- the LOC132915479 gene encoding uncharacterized protein LOC132915479 isoform X1, producing the protein MPIAGGILVAGTAAHCWSSAAGMLRFLARLSGRRRHVRRSSGPGGGARAVEETEEAATAGVGGYVDGLDEGRGGCDAVGASVLEEVSCSPVADGEVCCGDSSTTTNYSHRRHHLHHIHRRYSHRHQQQQQLQRQRCHQRRDSVASNELVVDEEADDEATCQDQATVAPPHRDIRHELHHLQHHHHHLHHHHHHHHHLHHHHHHHLHHIHQRLQDDRPPCDRDENADRIVRTTSNRHADDTTATDNPATVTAMTRGCRIPPYLATLLILSYTLFGIADACSSRSTPKPRPPTPTPRPNITFHMYTCPPDYAEWYCLNGATCFTVKIVDSLLYNCLCANGYIGQRCEFKDLDGSYLPSRQRVMLETASIAGGATIAVFLVVIICIAAYIHCKRKQKELRSSNCVDTVDGPGRDPELRPFSNRSRPLMIFTNKTLNSSAAIEQTRMPGWNCPEAESMRMASISEGKRSNQ; encoded by the exons GGAGGCGGCGGCACGTGCGCCGCAGCTCCGGGCCAGGTGGTGGAGCTCGTGCCGTTGAAGAAACAGAAGAGGCAGCAACAGCGGGGGTGGGAGGCTACGTGGACGGTCTGGACGAAGGAAGGGGAGGATGTGATGCGGTAGGAGCGAGCGTGCTCGAGGAGGTTAGTTGCTCACCGGTGGCCGATGGCGAGGTCTGCTGCGGCGACAGCAGTACCACCACCAACTACAGCCACCGTCGTCATCACCTGCATCATATACACCGTCGCTATAGTCATCGTCatcagcaacaacaacaactaCAGCGTCAACGATGTCACCAACGAAGGGACAGCGTGGCTAGCAACGAGCTGGTCGTCGACGAGGAAGCCGACGATGAAGCTACGTGTCAGGACCAGGCTACCGTTGCTCCTCCTCATCGGGACATCCGTCACGAACTCCACCACCTACaacatcatcatcatcatctgCATCATCACCATCACCACCATCACCACCTTCAccaccatcatcatcatcatctgCATCATATCCATCAGCGACTGCAGGACGACAGACCGCCTTGCGATCGGGACGAAAACGCCGATCGCATCGTCCGGACCACCAGCAATCGCCACGCGGATGATACCACCGCCACAGACAACCCTGCCACCGTCACTGCCATGACGAGAGGATGCAGGATCCCGCCCTACCTCGCTACTCTACTCATCCTCTCTTATACCCTCTTCGGTATAGCAG ACGCCTGTTCATCGCGGTCGACGCCGAAACCACGGCCACCGACGCCGACGCCTCGACCGAACATCACATTCCACATGTACACGTGTCCACCGGATTATGCGGAATGGTACTGCTTGAACGGTGCCACATGTTTCACTGTCAAAATCGTCGATTCCCTCCTTTACAATTGTCT ATGCGCCAACGGTTATATCGGGCAGAGATGCGAGTTTAAGGATTTAGATGGTTCCTATTTAC CTTCCCGGCAACGTGTAATGTTGGAGACAGCCAGCATCGCCGGTGGTGCCACGATAGCAGTATTCCTGGTCGTTATCATTTGCATAGCGGCTTACATCCACTGTAAGCGAAAGCAAAAGGAATTACGGTCGAG TAATTGCGTCGACACGGTGGATGGTCCTGGCCGAGATCCGGAGTTAAGGCCGTTTAGCAACCGCAGCCGCCCCCTCATGATCTTCACGAACAAGACTCTTAATAGCTCG GCGGCGATAGAGCAGACGAGAATGCCCGGATGGAACTGCCCGGAAGCGGAGTCAATGAGAATGGCGTCCATCAGCGAAGGCAAACGTTCCAATCAATGA
- the LOC132915479 gene encoding uncharacterized protein LOC132915479 isoform X3: MVGQIGKDKRRGRRRHVRRSSGPGGGARAVEETEEAATAGVGGYVDGLDEGRGGCDAVGASVLEEVSCSPVADGEVCCGDSSTTTNYSHRRHHLHHIHRRYSHRHQQQQQLQRQRCHQRRDSVASNELVVDEEADDEATCQDQATVAPPHRDIRHELHHLQHHHHHLHHHHHHHHHLHHHHHHHLHHIHQRLQDDRPPCDRDENADRIVRTTSNRHADDTTATDNPATVTAMTRGCRIPPYLATLLILSYTLFGIADACSSRSTPKPRPPTPTPRPNITFHMYTCPPDYAEWYCLNGATCFTVKIVDSLLYNCLCANGYIGQRCEFKDLDGSYLPSRQRVMLETASIAGGATIAVFLVVIICIAAYIHCKRKQKELRSSNCVDTVDGPGRDPELRPFSNRSRPLMIFTNKTLNSSAAIEQTRMPGWNCPEAESMRMASISEGKRSNQ, translated from the exons GGAGGCGGCGGCACGTGCGCCGCAGCTCCGGGCCAGGTGGTGGAGCTCGTGCCGTTGAAGAAACAGAAGAGGCAGCAACAGCGGGGGTGGGAGGCTACGTGGACGGTCTGGACGAAGGAAGGGGAGGATGTGATGCGGTAGGAGCGAGCGTGCTCGAGGAGGTTAGTTGCTCACCGGTGGCCGATGGCGAGGTCTGCTGCGGCGACAGCAGTACCACCACCAACTACAGCCACCGTCGTCATCACCTGCATCATATACACCGTCGCTATAGTCATCGTCatcagcaacaacaacaactaCAGCGTCAACGATGTCACCAACGAAGGGACAGCGTGGCTAGCAACGAGCTGGTCGTCGACGAGGAAGCCGACGATGAAGCTACGTGTCAGGACCAGGCTACCGTTGCTCCTCCTCATCGGGACATCCGTCACGAACTCCACCACCTACaacatcatcatcatcatctgCATCATCACCATCACCACCATCACCACCTTCAccaccatcatcatcatcatctgCATCATATCCATCAGCGACTGCAGGACGACAGACCGCCTTGCGATCGGGACGAAAACGCCGATCGCATCGTCCGGACCACCAGCAATCGCCACGCGGATGATACCACCGCCACAGACAACCCTGCCACCGTCACTGCCATGACGAGAGGATGCAGGATCCCGCCCTACCTCGCTACTCTACTCATCCTCTCTTATACCCTCTTCGGTATAGCAG ACGCCTGTTCATCGCGGTCGACGCCGAAACCACGGCCACCGACGCCGACGCCTCGACCGAACATCACATTCCACATGTACACGTGTCCACCGGATTATGCGGAATGGTACTGCTTGAACGGTGCCACATGTTTCACTGTCAAAATCGTCGATTCCCTCCTTTACAATTGTCT ATGCGCCAACGGTTATATCGGGCAGAGATGCGAGTTTAAGGATTTAGATGGTTCCTATTTAC CTTCCCGGCAACGTGTAATGTTGGAGACAGCCAGCATCGCCGGTGGTGCCACGATAGCAGTATTCCTGGTCGTTATCATTTGCATAGCGGCTTACATCCACTGTAAGCGAAAGCAAAAGGAATTACGGTCGAG TAATTGCGTCGACACGGTGGATGGTCCTGGCCGAGATCCGGAGTTAAGGCCGTTTAGCAACCGCAGCCGCCCCCTCATGATCTTCACGAACAAGACTCTTAATAGCTCG GCGGCGATAGAGCAGACGAGAATGCCCGGATGGAACTGCCCGGAAGCGGAGTCAATGAGAATGGCGTCCATCAGCGAAGGCAAACGTTCCAATCAATGA